One region of Pseudomonas alvandae genomic DNA includes:
- the ispE gene encoding 4-(cytidine 5'-diphospho)-2-C-methyl-D-erythritol kinase, which produces MSATRLTLPSPAKLNLMLHILGRRPDGYHELQTIFQFLDYGDEITFAVRDDGVIRLHTEFAGVPHDSNLIVKAAKQLQEQSGCSLGIDIWIEKILPMGGGIGGGSSNAATTLLGLNHLWQLGWDMDRLAALGLTLGADVPVFVRGHAAFAEGVGEKLTPVEPEEPWYLVLVPQVSVSTAEIFSDPLLTRNSPPIKVRPVPKGNSRNDCLPVVAKRYPDVRNALNLLGNFTEAKLTGTGSCVFGGFPSKAEADKVSALLTETLTGFVAKGSNVSMLHRKLQSLL; this is translated from the coding sequence ATGAGCGCAACACGCCTGACGCTCCCCTCCCCGGCCAAGCTCAACCTGATGCTGCACATCCTCGGCCGGCGACCGGACGGTTACCACGAGCTGCAAACGATCTTTCAGTTCCTGGACTACGGCGACGAGATTACTTTCGCCGTGCGCGACGATGGCGTGATCCGCTTGCACACCGAATTCGCTGGCGTTCCCCACGACAGCAACCTGATCGTCAAGGCCGCAAAACAACTCCAGGAACAATCCGGTTGTTCGCTGGGCATCGATATCTGGATCGAAAAAATCCTGCCCATGGGCGGCGGCATCGGTGGTGGCAGTTCGAATGCGGCGACGACTTTGCTGGGCCTGAATCATTTGTGGCAACTGGGCTGGGACATGGATCGCTTGGCGGCCTTGGGCCTGACGCTGGGCGCCGACGTACCGGTTTTCGTGCGTGGCCACGCGGCTTTTGCCGAGGGTGTGGGGGAAAAACTCACGCCGGTAGAACCCGAAGAACCCTGGTACTTGGTGCTGGTGCCGCAAGTATCTGTAAGTACAGCAGAAATTTTTTCAGATCCACTGTTGACACGTAACTCTCCTCCCATTAAAGTGCGCCCCGTTCCCAAGGGAAACAGTCGAAATGACTGCTTACCGGTGGTAGCAAAGCGTTATCCAGATGTTCGTAACGCATTGAATTTGTTAGGTAATTTTACCGAAGCAAAACTCACCGGAACTGGAAGTTGTGTGTTTGGGGGCTTCCCAAGCAAAGCTGAAGCTGATAAAGTCTCGGCCCTTCTGACAGAGACCCTTACAGGGTTTGTAGCAAAAGGAAGCAACGTTTCGATGTTGCATCGCAAGCTGCAAAGCCTGCTCTAA
- the lolB gene encoding lipoprotein insertase outer membrane protein LolB, giving the protein MFLRHFIVFSFIALLAGCAGFGARESVQGQGNQAQWREHKQQLSGLDGWQIDGKIGIRAPKDSGSGTLFWLQRQDYYDIRLSGPLGRGAARLTGRPGQVSLEVANQGRYEAPTPEALLEEQLGWKLPVSHLTWWVRGLPAPDSKSRLTLDADSRLSNLEQDDWQIEYLSYAQQNGYWLPERIKLHGSNLDVTLVIKQWQPRKLGQ; this is encoded by the coding sequence ATGTTTTTGCGCCATTTCATCGTTTTCAGTTTCATCGCCCTGCTCGCCGGTTGCGCGGGCTTCGGCGCCCGTGAATCCGTCCAGGGCCAGGGCAACCAGGCCCAGTGGCGCGAGCACAAGCAACAATTGAGTGGCCTCGATGGCTGGCAGATCGACGGCAAGATCGGTATTCGCGCGCCAAAGGATTCGGGCAGCGGCACCTTGTTCTGGCTGCAGCGCCAGGATTACTACGACATTCGCCTCTCCGGGCCGCTGGGCCGTGGCGCCGCACGCTTGACCGGCCGGCCGGGCCAGGTTTCGCTGGAAGTCGCCAACCAGGGACGCTACGAGGCGCCAACGCCTGAAGCGCTGCTGGAAGAACAACTGGGCTGGAAACTGCCGGTGTCGCACCTGACCTGGTGGGTTCGCGGCCTGCCGGCACCGGACAGCAAAAGCCGCTTGACCCTCGACGCGGACAGTCGCCTGTCCAACCTGGAGCAGGACGACTGGCAGATCGAATACCTCAGCTATGCCCAGCAGAACGGCTATTGGTTGCCCGAGCGCATCAAGCTGCACGGCAGCAACCTCGACGTCACGCTGGTCATCAAGCAATGGCAGCCGCGCAAGCTGGGGCAATGA
- a CDS encoding tetratricopeptide repeat protein — protein MNRSFALLLAFALLGGCQSMAPVSTDGTPPVEDSSPTPEKPKVYGSFSEETIFSLLSAELAGQRNRFDIALDNYVTQAINTQDPGISERAFRIAEYLGADQPALDTALIWAKNAPDDLEAQRAAAIQLARAGRYDDAMTYMEKVLQGKGDTHFDFLALSAADTDQETRAGLMKSFDRLLQRHPNNGQLIFGKALLLQQDGDSQGALTLLEDNPPEAGEVAPILLRARLLQGMNRGDEALPLMEKSIKKYPDDKRLRLTYARMLVENNRMDDAKVEFSSLVQQYPEDDDLRYSLALVCLEAKAWEEAKGYLEDLIARESHVDSAHLNLGRIAEERNDPESALIEYAQVGPGNDYLPAQLRQADILMGNGRTAEAQSRLAIQRDTQPDYGIQLFLIEAETLSANNQGDKAWGVLQQALKQYPDDLNLLYTRAMLAEKRNDLAQMEKDLRLIIQRDPDNAMALNALGYTLSDRTTRYDEAKVLIEQAHQINPEDPAVLDSLGWVNFRLGNLDEAERLLRQALERFPDQEVAAHLGEVLWANGKQREARQIWDKFLKEQPDSPILRSTIKRLTGSETL, from the coding sequence ATGAATAGATCCTTTGCGTTGCTCCTCGCTTTTGCCCTCCTCGGCGGCTGCCAGTCCATGGCCCCCGTTTCGACGGACGGTACGCCACCGGTCGAAGACAGTTCCCCGACCCCCGAAAAACCCAAGGTCTACGGCTCGTTCAGCGAGGAGACCATCTTCAGCCTGTTGAGCGCCGAGCTGGCGGGCCAACGCAATCGCTTCGACATTGCGCTGGATAACTACGTCACCCAGGCCATCAACACCCAGGACCCGGGGATTTCCGAGCGCGCGTTTCGCATCGCCGAGTACCTGGGCGCTGACCAGCCTGCATTGGATACTGCGCTGATCTGGGCGAAGAACGCCCCGGACGATCTGGAAGCGCAACGCGCCGCCGCCATACAACTGGCACGTGCCGGACGCTATGACGATGCCATGACGTATATGGAAAAAGTCCTGCAGGGCAAAGGCGACACCCATTTCGACTTCCTCGCGCTGTCCGCCGCCGATACCGACCAGGAAACCCGCGCCGGCCTGATGAAGAGCTTCGACCGCCTACTGCAGCGTCATCCGAACAATGGGCAACTGATTTTCGGCAAGGCATTGCTGCTGCAACAGGACGGCGACTCCCAGGGCGCCCTCACCCTGCTGGAAGACAACCCGCCAGAGGCAGGCGAAGTGGCGCCAATCCTGTTGCGCGCACGGCTGTTGCAAGGCATGAATCGCGGCGACGAAGCCCTGCCGCTGATGGAAAAAAGCATCAAGAAATATCCGGACGACAAACGCCTGCGCCTTACCTATGCGCGCATGCTGGTCGAGAACAACCGCATGGACGACGCCAAGGTCGAGTTTTCTAGCCTGGTGCAGCAGTACCCGGAGGATGATGACCTGCGTTATTCCCTGGCACTGGTCTGCCTGGAAGCCAAGGCCTGGGAAGAGGCCAAGGGCTACCTGGAAGACCTGATCGCGCGGGAAAGCCATGTCGATTCGGCCCACCTGAACCTCGGTCGCATCGCCGAGGAGCGCAACGACCCCGAGAGTGCCCTGATCGAATACGCCCAGGTCGGCCCGGGCAACGATTATCTCCCGGCGCAGTTGCGCCAGGCCGACATCCTGATGGGCAACGGCAGGACGGCCGAGGCCCAGAGTCGCCTGGCCATCCAGCGCGACACCCAGCCGGATTATGGTATCCAGCTTTTCCTGATCGAGGCCGAGACCCTGTCGGCCAACAACCAGGGCGACAAGGCCTGGGGCGTGTTGCAACAAGCCTTGAAGCAATACCCGGACGATCTGAACCTGCTGTATACCCGCGCCATGCTGGCGGAAAAACGCAATGATCTGGCCCAGATGGAGAAAGACCTGCGCCTGATCATCCAGCGCGACCCGGACAACGCCATGGCCCTCAACGCCCTTGGCTACACCCTGTCGGATCGCACCACCCGCTACGATGAAGCCAAGGTGCTGATCGAGCAGGCCCACCAGATCAACCCGGAAGACCCGGCGGTACTCGACAGTCTCGGCTGGGTGAACTTCCGCCTGGGCAATCTCGACGAAGCCGAACGCCTGTTGCGCCAGGCCCTGGAGCGATTCCCGGACCAGGAGGTCGCCGCTCACCTGGGTGAAGTGTTGTGGGCCAACGGTAAACAACGCGAAGCCCGGCAGATTTGGGACAAGTTTCTCAAGGAACAGCCCGACAGCCCCATCCTGCGCAGCACCATCAAACGCCTGACCGGATCAGAGACTCTTTAA
- a CDS encoding ribose-phosphate pyrophosphokinase, whose amino-acid sequence MSKMMVFTGNANPDLARRVVRQLHIPLGDISVGKFSDGEITAEINENVRGKDVFIIQPTCAPTNDNLMELVVMADAFRRSSATRITAVIPYFGYARQDRRPRSARVAISAKVVADMLTVVGIDRVLTVDLHADQIQGFFDIPVDNIYGSPVLVDDIEDQRFENLMIVSPDIGGVVRARAVAKSLGVDLGIIDKRREKANHSEVMHIIGDVEGRTCILVDDMVDTAGTLCHAAKALKEHGAAKVFAYCTHPVLSGRAIENIENSVLDELVVTNTIPLSAAAQACARIRQLDIAPVVAEAVRRISNEESISAMFR is encoded by the coding sequence GTGTCCAAGATGATGGTCTTTACGGGGAACGCCAACCCCGATCTGGCTCGGCGTGTCGTACGTCAGCTGCATATCCCTCTCGGTGACATTTCTGTCGGTAAGTTCTCCGACGGCGAAATCACTGCCGAGATCAATGAAAACGTTCGCGGTAAAGACGTCTTCATTATTCAGCCGACTTGCGCTCCGACCAACGATAACCTGATGGAACTCGTCGTGATGGCTGATGCCTTCCGCCGCTCCTCGGCTACTCGTATCACTGCTGTTATTCCTTACTTTGGTTATGCCCGCCAGGATCGCCGTCCGCGTTCCGCACGTGTGGCTATCAGCGCGAAAGTCGTCGCCGATATGCTGACCGTAGTCGGCATCGATCGTGTACTCACGGTCGATCTGCATGCTGACCAGATTCAGGGCTTCTTCGATATTCCCGTGGATAACATCTACGGCTCCCCAGTCCTGGTGGATGACATTGAAGATCAGCGCTTCGAAAACCTCATGATCGTGTCCCCGGATATCGGCGGCGTCGTGCGTGCACGGGCCGTTGCCAAATCCCTGGGCGTTGATCTGGGTATCATCGACAAACGCCGTGAGAAAGCCAATCACTCCGAAGTGATGCATATCATTGGTGACGTCGAAGGGCGTACCTGCATTCTGGTCGATGACATGGTCGATACCGCCGGCACCCTGTGCCACGCGGCCAAGGCCCTGAAAGAGCATGGCGCTGCCAAGGTCTTTGCCTACTGCACACACCCAGTGCTGTCCGGTCGGGCGATCGAAAACATTGAAAATTCCGTGCTGGACGAGCTGGTGGTGACCAACACCATCCCGTTGTCCGCTGCAGCACAAGCCTGTGCGCGTATCCGTCAACTGGATATCGCACCGGTGGTTGCCGAGGCGGTTCGCCGCATCAGCAATGAAGAATCGATCAGTGCGATGTTCCGCTAA
- a CDS encoding 50S ribosomal protein L25/general stress protein Ctc translates to MNDFTLNAEVRSDLGKGASRRLRRLASLVPAVVYGGEKAPESISMLAKEVAKLLENEAAYSHIIELNIGGTKQNVVIKALQRHPAKGHVMHADFVRVVAGQKLTAVVPVHFINEAAPVKKGGEISHVTSEIEVSCLPKDLPEFIEVDLADAEVGTIIHLSDLKAPKGVEFVALAHGDDKAVANVHAPRVAPEATEEGAAE, encoded by the coding sequence ATGAACGATTTTACTCTGAATGCTGAAGTGCGTTCCGACCTGGGGAAAGGTGCGAGCCGCCGCCTGCGTCGTCTCGCAAGCCTGGTTCCAGCTGTAGTCTACGGTGGCGAAAAAGCCCCTGAGTCCATCAGCATGCTGGCCAAGGAAGTTGCCAAACTGCTCGAAAACGAAGCGGCCTACAGCCACATCATCGAGCTGAACATTGGCGGCACCAAGCAAAACGTCGTGATCAAAGCCCTGCAGCGTCACCCGGCCAAAGGCCACGTGATGCACGCTGACTTCGTCCGCGTTGTTGCCGGTCAGAAGCTGACTGCTGTTGTTCCAGTGCACTTCATCAACGAAGCTGCCCCGGTCAAGAAAGGCGGCGAGATCTCGCACGTGACTTCGGAAATCGAAGTTTCCTGCCTGCCGAAAGACCTGCCTGAATTCATCGAAGTCGACCTGGCTGACGCCGAAGTCGGCACGATCATTCACCTGTCCGACCTCAAGGCTCCTAAAGGCGTTGAGTTTGTTGCCCTGGCTCACGGTGATGACAAGGCTGTTGCCAACGTCCACGCTCCACGTGTTGCTCCAGAAGCTACTGAAGAAGGCGCTGCAGAGTAA